The window GGAGAACAGCCTCATCACCGCCTCGGGAAACGACGCCGCGGCGGTCCGCGCTGGAATACGGATGGGATATTATGACTATAATTCCGCATTAAAATATAACTATATAGGCGGCGGCCTGATAGATATCGGCGAAAACTCGACGGTCAAGACGACGGGCAGCGATTCTTACGGCCTCGACTCCCGCTACAACGGCTCGCATATACTCCTCCATGACAACTCCATCATCTCCACGGTGGGCGAAAAAGCCTACGGCGCCACCGCCTCGTCCGGCGGTGAGATCACTTTAGGCGACGTCTTCGTCAGCACCTCCGGTAAGAGCGCTCTCGGACTGCTGGCCGGCGGATATGTGGATACCAGCAGCGGATATCCCTCCGCCGTCGACGCAGGCGTCATCAACGCCGACAACGGACTTTCCGTCGTCACTACCGGCGAGAACGCGCACGGCGTCACCGCCTCCTTCGGCGGGCAGGTAAATCTCGGCGGCAATATCAATATCGACGTCGACTCCGGCAAGGGTTCCTACGCCATCGGCGCCGCGGGGCGCGCGGCGCTTGGCAGCGGTTCCGCGCCCACCGTCTCCGGCAGCGGTGTTTTCAATGTCAAAGGCGATATCGGCGCCGTCATGGGCGGACAGGTGGATCTCGGCATGGAGGACGGCTCGGTTTTCACCGGCGCGACACGGATCGGTACTTATTATGACATCACAGACCCGCAGGCGATTTTCCCCACGATGGACAGCAGCCTGCTGGCTCTATGGAGCAACGCTCCCATTTATTTCCCCTATATGGATCAGGGTACGAGTCTCTCTCTGGCGCTTAACGGGGCAAATTCTGTATGGAATGTGACTGAGGATTCGAATCTTACAAAACTCTCTCTGGACGGCGCCACGGTCAATCTGGCCTATGAGGCTCCCGGAAGTTCCTCCACGCCGTTTAAGAAGCTCACTATCGGCAATCTTAACGAGAGCGCCGGTACCGGAAAGGGCGGCGTTTTCGTCCTGCGCGTCAACGACGCTCCCGGCGGACTCGTCGAGGGCGACAAGCTGCATGTCAACGGCAAGGTCAACGGCGTACATAAGCTCTTCGTCGCCAATAACGGCGCGGCAAACGCTTTGGGCAATGAGAACGTCAGCCTGGTGGAGACTTCGGACACGGCCAGCGACGGCGGCTCTTTCAGACTCGCGAACAGCGCAGTTTCCACCGGCGAGGCGGAGGTCGTCGAACTCGGCGCCTTCCAGTATAAGGTCTCGCAGAAGGATGGCAGCGATGAATTTGGCAGCGGCAGAACGTGGTATCTTTACGGCGCGGGAGCAGTAGACCCCGGCGATAAGCCCACTCCTCCACCTTCCAGCAACCCGGCCTCCGCCGCCATCAATACTTTCGCCGCGAATTATCTCCTGAATTACGCGGAGACCGACACTCTCATACGACGACTCGGAGACCTGCGCTTCACTGAAGACAGCAGCGGCGCCTGGTTCAGGGCCTACGGCGGTAAGTTCGAGTCAAACTCAAGGTCTTTCGTCAAGGAGTTCGATATGAACTACGGCGGAGCTCAGCTCGGATATGACCGCAAGCTCGAAAGAAGCTGGCTGCCCGGCGGAGACACTTATCTCGGCCTCTACTTCGGATACA is drawn from Cloacibacillus porcorum and contains these coding sequences:
- a CDS encoding autotransporter outer membrane beta-barrel domain-containing protein, whose translation is MKTKVTDSLRKGISKAALLCSLALIFTPAAASADPMVSVTDGGTHEYNTDYTIDVPQNMVGTPAVYVGGLNGGTVRFKNNLTINNDTPMGSLMQPQGIQVNLQNTSGNAFVEVLGKAIINTREVAVRADAYNGASYSAEIRLGDGSEINSANNVAVSAHRSGLIAVGDGAKITGNSYGATVATIVASSGGKVEIGNDAEIGQTATNYSANRIALLSYNNAPGFPTGYIRVGDNSRIYSLGTGEGSSAVVTGWVLNLNNVVTAYSGNIEIGKNANISAIGDEAFTVWSRHEDSSITIGENSLITASGNDAAAVRAGIRMGYYDYNSALKYNYIGGGLIDIGENSTVKTTGSDSYGLDSRYNGSHILLHDNSIISTVGEKAYGATASSGGEITLGDVFVSTSGKSALGLLAGGYVDTSSGYPSAVDAGVINADNGLSVVTTGENAHGVTASFGGQVNLGGNINIDVDSGKGSYAIGAAGRAALGSGSAPTVSGSGVFNVKGDIGAVMGGQVDLGMEDGSVFTGATRIGTYYDITDPQAIFPTMDSSLLALWSNAPIYFPYMDQGTSLSLALNGANSVWNVTEDSNLTKLSLDGATVNLAYEAPGSSSTPFKKLTIGNLNESAGTGKGGVFVLRVNDAPGGLVEGDKLHVNGKVNGVHKLFVANNGAANALGNENVSLVETSDTASDGGSFRLANSAVSTGEAEVVELGAFQYKVSQKDGSDEFGSGRTWYLYGAGAVDPGDKPTPPPSSNPASAAINTFAANYLLNYAETDTLIRRLGDLRFTEDSSGAWFRAYGGKFESNSRSFVKEFDMNYGGAQLGYDRKLERSWLPGGDTYLGLYFGYSKGDLDYRENGYGSGDAENKTLGAYATYVAKNGFYVDAIIKYVWSKNDFSVYDSQGTMVTGDDVSLGGFGASLEIGKRFRFKANAGGGAWYVEPQAQLSYLRQGSAYFYANNGLNIGIDDFNSLLGRIGTLIGYETEKTNFYAKVSYVKEFDGDMDIRYGNGTRIAGESFGDEWWVYGVGVTHQVNQKNSLYLSLERSSGGSFTEDWALRGG